The proteins below come from a single Garra rufa chromosome 3, GarRuf1.0, whole genome shotgun sequence genomic window:
- the LOC141332384 gene encoding NACHT, LRR and PYD domains-containing protein 1 homolog isoform X1 encodes MRNFWIFFYVFFLIVVNLLYCPASHRQCRTCASVRDSTEWDLIEPSVISEDAQNQKYRINLASGCYECSRTGLRIECSCEVQLEYFICDWECVGDSPEMKRFTPCGPLMDIIVISGKLKEVYLPHFLCLGGSPIEDEVRVVHVEDSGISFEKCKLTRFHAKLLNQSFSPKGLLLRSGFSVKYHCETRIYKTQKSYLTLHLYLIPSDKTMREAVENNENKSETKFISKPGPVSSLQTNTWYSLRTLDEKESECNSEIQPKQLELKYKPINPDFFEVFIDNPKDFHLQLLTQHNNEGVWDAKIRKGDYSQRVSLVEFVDKHRAQLIRKVSLVEPIADDMKHLIGDEKYQTILNSGTRQAQMRQLLDFLTTSTLKEKLYQSLVEHERFLVDELEQSGGVTSH; translated from the exons ATGAGGaacttttggatttttttttatgtattttttttaattgttgttaaTCTGTTGTATTGTCCAGCCTCACACAGACAATGTCGAACCTGTGCCAGTGTTAGG GATTCAACTGAATGGGACCTGATTGAACCCTCTGTGATCTCAGAAGATGCACAGAACCAGAAGTACAG AATAAATCTTGCATCAGGGTGTTATGAATGCAGCAGGACTGGTCTTCGTATTGAATGCTCTTGTGAGGTTCAGCTTGAGTATTTCATTTGTGACTGGGAATGTGTAGGTGATTCTCCAGAAATGAAGCGTTTTACACCATGCGGCCCCTTGATGGATATTATCGTCATCTCAGGAAAACTAAAGGAAGTCTATCTACCCCACTTTCTGTGTTTAG GTGGATCTCCCATTGAAGATGAAGTGCGGGTTGTTCATGTTGAAGACAGTGGGATTTCATTTGAGAAATGCAAGTTAACTAGATTCCATGCCAAACTTCTGAACCAGTCCTTCTCCCCAAAAGGTCTCCTTTTGAGGAGTGGCTTCTCAGTGAAATATCACTGTGAAACACGTATCTATAAAACTCAGAAATCATACCTGACCCTTCATTTGTACTTGATTCCAAGTGATAAAACAATGAGAGAG GCTGTGGAAAACAATGAGAATAAAAGCGAGACGAAATTCATCTCAAAGCCAGGGCCTGTCTCCTCGCTTCAGACAAATACTTGGTATTCACTGAGGACGCTGGATGAAAAGGAATCTGAGTGCAATTCTGAAATTCAACCCAAA CAGTTGGAGCTCAAATACAAGCCCATAAACCCAGACTTCTTTGAAGTATTCATTGATAATCCAAAGGACTTTCACCTTCAGCTGTTGACACAACATAACAATGAAGGTGTATGGGATGCCAAAATACGTAAAG GTGATTACAGTCAGAGAGTTTCTTTAGTGG AGTTTGTGGACAAACACAGGGCTCAGTTGATCAGAAAGGTCTCACTGGTGGAGCCCATTGCAGATGACATGAAACATCTGATTGGTGATGAAAAATACCAAACCATCTTAAACTCAGGAACAAGACAAGCACAAATGAGACAACTTCTGGACTTTCTAACAACATCTACACTGAAAGAGAAACTTTACCAAAGTCTTGTAGAACATGAGCGCTTCCTTGTTGATGAATTGGAGCAATCTGG gggtgtgacgagcCACTAA
- the LOC141332384 gene encoding NACHT, LRR and PYD domains-containing protein 1 homolog isoform X2: MRNFWIFFYVFFLIVVNLLYCPASHRQCRTCASVRDSTEWDLIEPSVISEDAQNQKYRINLASGCYECSRTGLRIECSCEVQLEYFICDWECVGDSPEMKRFTPCGPLMDIIVISGKLKEVYLPHFLCLGGSPIEDEVRVVHVEDSGISFEKCKLTRFHAKLLNQSFSPKGLLLRSGFSVKYHCETRIYKTQKSYLTLHLYLIPSDKTMREAVENNENKSETKFISKPGPVSSLQTNTWYSLRTLDEKESECNSEIQPKQLELKYKPINPDFFEVFIDNPKDFHLQLLTQHNNEGVWDAKIRKGDYSQRVSLVEFVDKHRAQLIRKVSLVEPIADDMKHLIGDEKYQTILNSGTRQAQMRQLLDFLTTSTLKEKLYQSLVEHERFLVDELEQSG, translated from the exons ATGAGGaacttttggatttttttttatgtattttttttaattgttgttaaTCTGTTGTATTGTCCAGCCTCACACAGACAATGTCGAACCTGTGCCAGTGTTAGG GATTCAACTGAATGGGACCTGATTGAACCCTCTGTGATCTCAGAAGATGCACAGAACCAGAAGTACAG AATAAATCTTGCATCAGGGTGTTATGAATGCAGCAGGACTGGTCTTCGTATTGAATGCTCTTGTGAGGTTCAGCTTGAGTATTTCATTTGTGACTGGGAATGTGTAGGTGATTCTCCAGAAATGAAGCGTTTTACACCATGCGGCCCCTTGATGGATATTATCGTCATCTCAGGAAAACTAAAGGAAGTCTATCTACCCCACTTTCTGTGTTTAG GTGGATCTCCCATTGAAGATGAAGTGCGGGTTGTTCATGTTGAAGACAGTGGGATTTCATTTGAGAAATGCAAGTTAACTAGATTCCATGCCAAACTTCTGAACCAGTCCTTCTCCCCAAAAGGTCTCCTTTTGAGGAGTGGCTTCTCAGTGAAATATCACTGTGAAACACGTATCTATAAAACTCAGAAATCATACCTGACCCTTCATTTGTACTTGATTCCAAGTGATAAAACAATGAGAGAG GCTGTGGAAAACAATGAGAATAAAAGCGAGACGAAATTCATCTCAAAGCCAGGGCCTGTCTCCTCGCTTCAGACAAATACTTGGTATTCACTGAGGACGCTGGATGAAAAGGAATCTGAGTGCAATTCTGAAATTCAACCCAAA CAGTTGGAGCTCAAATACAAGCCCATAAACCCAGACTTCTTTGAAGTATTCATTGATAATCCAAAGGACTTTCACCTTCAGCTGTTGACACAACATAACAATGAAGGTGTATGGGATGCCAAAATACGTAAAG GTGATTACAGTCAGAGAGTTTCTTTAGTGG AGTTTGTGGACAAACACAGGGCTCAGTTGATCAGAAAGGTCTCACTGGTGGAGCCCATTGCAGATGACATGAAACATCTGATTGGTGATGAAAAATACCAAACCATCTTAAACTCAGGAACAAGACAAGCACAAATGAGACAACTTCTGGACTTTCTAACAACATCTACACTGAAAGAGAAACTTTACCAAAGTCTTGTAGAACATGAGCGCTTCCTTGTTGATGAATTGGAGCAATCTGGGTAG